One Glycine soja cultivar W05 chromosome 2, ASM419377v2, whole genome shotgun sequence genomic region harbors:
- the LOC114398752 gene encoding rop guanine nucleotide exchange factor 5-like, with amino-acid sequence MDALCNKGENFQKKKDGVPSSSSDSTHECSSPSLGWPIRKATLSKCRKSDEKENEPVSHLEDSKFTTVSSKMSGIDAMKERFAKLLLGEDMSGSGKGVCSALAISNAITNLCATVFGQLWRLEPIPCEKKEMWRREMEWLLSVSDHIVELIPSWQTFPDGSKLEVMTCRPRSDLFMNLPALHKLDNMLLEILDGCKDMEFWYVDQGIVAQDADGSASFCKRIQRQEDKWWLPVPRVPPSGLSENSRKQLNHTRECASQILKASMAINNGALAEMEVPESYLETLPKNGRTCLGDFIYHYITSEKFSPECLLDCLDLSSEHVALEIANCVEASIYVWRRRAHSKPPANPNRSSTKSSWEIVKDFMADGDKRELLAERAENVLLSLKQRFPGLTQTTLDTSKIQCNKDIGKSILESYSRVLESMAFNIVARIEDLLYVDDLTKHSDRFPLVPMTVSVSGTPHKAIGTPRSFSPAPPLISPARGERSPFLGNNHNNNNNIKPQRRGFGVRRVLSNYLGAESKETKILSNSTVVNGSNTSNNKEEQPERQKKSHAMHGKTK; translated from the exons ATGGATGCTTTATGCAACAAGggtgaaaattttcaaaagaaaaaagatggggTTCCTTCTTCTTCTAGTGATTCAACTCACGAAtgttcttctccttctcttggCTGGCCTATTCGGAAGGCTACACTCTCCAAATGCCGCAAAtcagatgaaaaagaaaatgaacctGTTTCTCACTTGGAAGATTCAAAATTTACCACTGTCAGTTCCAAAATGTCAG GAATTGATGCAATGAAGGAAAGGTTTGCAAAATTACTGCTTGGGGAAGATATGTCAGGATCTGGGAAAGGAGTGTGCAGTGCTTTGGCCATCTCTAATGCTATCACTAATCTCTGTG CAACTGTGTTTGGGCAATTGTGGAGACTAGAACCTATACcttgtgaaaagaaagaaatgtggCGGAGAGAGATGGAATGGCTTCTTAGTGTTAGTGATCACATTGTTGAGTTAATTCCTTCTTGGCAAACATTTCCAGATGGAAGTAAGCTTGAG GTAATGACTTGCAGGCCAAGGTCAGATCTTTTCATGAATCTTCCAGCTCTGCACAAACTTGACAATATGCTTCTT GAAATTTTAGATGGTTGCAAGGATATGGAGTTTTGGTATGTTGACCAAGGGATTGTAGCCCAAGATGCAGATGGATCAGCTTCATTTTGCAAAAGAATTCAACGGCAAGAGGATAAATGGTGGCTCCCAGTTCCTCGTGTCCCCCCTTCTGGCCTCAGTGAGAACTCAAGAAAGCAGTTGAATCACACAAGAGAATGTGCAAGCCAAATACTAAAAGCTTCTATGGCTATCAACAACGGTGCTTTAGCTGAAATGGAAGTTCCCGAGTCATACTTGGAAACCCTTCCTAAG AATGGAAGGACTTGCTTGGGGGATTTTATTTACCATTACATCACATCAGAGAAATTCTCTCCAGAGTGCCTGCTTGATTGCCTAGACCTCTCCTCTGAGCATGTTGCACTAGAGATTGCAAACTGTGTGGAAGCCTCGATATACGTGTGGCGTAGAAGAGCTCACTCTAAACCCCCAGCTAATCCTAATCGTTCATCTACAAAGTCATCCTGGGAAATTGTCAAGGACTTCATGGCTGATGGAGATAAGAGAGAACTACTAGCAGAAAGAgctgaaaatgttctactttcATTGAAGCAAAGATTCCCAGGTCTCACTCAAACTACCTTGGATACCAGCAAGATCCAGTGCAACAAG GATATTGGAAAATCCATACTAGAGAGCTATTCAAGAGTGTTGGAGAGCATGGCATTTAACATCGTGGCTCGCATAGAAGATTTGCTATATGTGGATGACTTAACAAAACATTCAGATAGGTTTCCTCTGGTTCCAATGACAGTGTCTGTCTCAGGCACTCCTCATAAAGCAATTGGCACACCAAGAAGCTTTTCACCTGCACCACCACTAATTAGTCCTGCAAGGGGAGAGAGATCCCCTTTCCTTGGCAACaaccacaacaacaataataatatcaaacctCAACGTCGTGGCTTCGGGGTGAGAAGAGTATTGTCAAATTATCTAGGGGCAGAATCTAAAGAAACAAAGATTTTAAGCAATTCAACTGTGGTGAATGGTTCAAACACAAGCAACAATAAGGAAGAACAACCAGAACGTCAAAAGAAATCACATGCCATGCATGGCAAGACAAAATGA
- the LOC114398746 gene encoding uncharacterized protein LOC114398746, which produces MANNKKQAGGSSSSTMKFDHLFGPKDSSSTTSSSTGLFGSIFPPPPSVGGRESRMQEVGAPGTQTNKSESSSRISNKNTSTNYQNETVEPSYFSSSIYYGGQENYSPRSRTTQPHHVFKKDKDDGDSNSNDSNSAARGNWWQGSLYY; this is translated from the exons ATGGCTAACAACAAAAAGCAAGCAGGAGGTTCTTCTTCATCAACCATGAAGTTTGACCATCTTTTTGGCCCCAAGGACTCCTCCTCCACTACATCTTCCTCCACCGGCCTCTTTGGCTCCATCTTTCCACCTCCGCCTTCT GTTGGGGGTAGAGAATCAAGAATGCAAGAAGTGGGAGCACCAG GAACTCAGACCAATAAAAGTGAAAGCAGCAGTCGCATCAGTAACAAGAATACTAGTACCAATTATCAGAATGAGACTGTGGAGCCTAGCTACTTCAGCTCTTCTATCTACTATGGTGGTCAAGAAAATTATTCCCCAAGAAGCAGGACCACTCAACCCCACCATGTT TTCAAGAAAGATAAGGATGATGGTGATTCCAATAGTAACGACTCAAACAGCGCTGCAAGAGGGAACTGGTGGCAAG GTTCCCTTTATTATTAA